In the genome of Panthera uncia isolate 11264 chromosome B3 unlocalized genomic scaffold, Puncia_PCG_1.0 HiC_scaffold_1, whole genome shotgun sequence, one region contains:
- the FBXO34 gene encoding F-box only protein 34 isoform X2, with protein MHLKPYWKLQKKERPLEISRETLRTPMSHHEAINDEECKASYMKPSVFPSPSLGKASSRKPLGILSPNVLCSMSGKSPIESSLNVKTKKNAPSATIHQGEEGEGPLDIWAVVKPGNTKEKIAFFAAHQCSNRIGSMKIKSSWDIDGRATKRRKKSGDLKKAKIQLERMREVNSRCYQPEPFACGIEHCSVHYVSDSGDGVYAGRPLSVIQMVAFLEQRASALLATCTKNCTNSPAVVKFPGQSRSVPPASEPFSAPGACEESTERGNSEVGEPQSEPVRVLDMVARLESECLKRQSQREPGSLSRNNSFRRNVGRVLLANGTRANEGKTNKEALEAPDTQVNPVGSVSVDCGPSRADHCSPKGDESWDGAPRGCPSLPASVNFLMDSAEFEPDQQTALKNGNKYDVEMTEELVGSSFPVGTCPQAIELPTDAVDCLSRELVPLTSQNPDQRRKESLCISITVSKVEQGQPSSLKPCEDPLPGMLFFLPPGQHQSDCSQLNESTRESSVAGHLQDAAEGDSTTEEKSVSADSFVLPASPVESTLPVLEASSWKKQVSHDFLETRFKIQQLLEPQQYMAFLPHHLMVKIFRLLPTKSLVALKCTCCYFKFIIEYYNIRPADSRWVRDPRYREDPCKQCKKKYVKGDVSLCRWHPKPYCQALPYGPGYWMCCHRSQKAFPGCKLGLHDNHWVPACHSFNRAIHKKAKGTETEEEY; from the coding sequence ATGCACCTAAAGCCATACTGGAAACTCCAGAAGAAAGAGCGACCTCTGGAAATCAGCAGGGAAACTTTGAGAACTCCTATGAGCCACCACGAAGCTATAAATGATGAAGAATGCAAAGCTAGCTACATGAAACCAAGTGTCTTTCCTTCACCCTCTCTTGGTAAAGCATCATCTCGAAAacctcttgggattctttctccaaATGTTCTGTGCAGTATGAGTGGGAAGAGTCCGATAGAGAGCAGCTTGAATGTTAAAACCAAGAAGAATGCACCGTCTGCAACAATCCACCAGGGTGAAGAAGGGGAAGGGCCGCTTGATATCTGGGCTGTTGTGAAACCGGGAAATACCAAGGAGAAAATTGCATTCTTTGCAGCCCACCAGTGTAGCAATAGGATAGgatctatgaaaataaaaagctcctgggATATTGATGGGAGAGCtactaaaagaaggaaaaaatcaggAGATCTTAAAAAAGCCAAGATACAGTTGGAAAGGATGAGGGAAGTCAACAGCAGGTGCTACCAGCCTGAGCCCTTTGCGTGTGGCATTGAGCACTGTTCTGTGCATTATGTGAGTGACAGTGGGGATGGCGTCTATGCCGGGAGGCCTCTGTCAGTCATACAGATGGTTGCCTTCCTCGAGCAAAGAGCCAGTGCCCTGCTAGCTACATGTACGAAAAACTGCACTAACTCACCTGCTGTGGTGAAGTTTCCTGGGCAATCCAGAAGTGTGCCCCCAGCCTCCGAGCCCTTTTCTGCCCCAGGAGCTTGTGAAGAATCCACGGAAAGGGGAAATTCTGAGGTTGGTGAACCACAGAGCGAGCCAGTCCGTGTCCTTGACATGGTAGCCAGGCTGGAGTCTGAGTGCCTGAAGCGGCAGAGCCAGCGTGAGCCTGGGAGCCTCTCGAGGAATAACAGCTTCCGTCGAAATGTGGGCCGCGTGTTGCTTGCAAATGGCACTCGGGCTAatgaaggcaaaacaaacaaagaggcCTTGGAGGCACCAGACACTCAGGTGAATCCTGTGGGGTCTGTATCTGTGGACTGTGGCCCCTCAAGAGCTGACCATTGTTCTCCCAAGGGGGATGAGTCCTGGGACGGTGCTCCTCGGGGCTGTCCGTCGTTGCCAGCGAGTGTGAATTTCCTCATGGACAGTGCAGAATTTGAGCCAGATCAGCAAACTGCCCtgaaaaatggcaataaatatgaTGTGGAGATGACAGAAGAACTTGTTGGGTCATCTTTTCCTGTTGGCACCTGCCCTCAAGCCATTGAATTGCCCACAGATGCTGTTGATTGTCTGAGTAGAGAGCTCGTGCCGCTTACTAGCCAAAATCCTgatcagagaagaaaggaatcttTGTGCATTAGTATCACTGTGTCCAAGGTAGAGCAAGGCCAGCCTTCTAGTTTAAAGCCCTGTGAAGACCCACTTCCAGGGATGTTGTTTTTTTTGCCACCTGGTCAGCACCAGTCAGACTGTTCCCAGTTGAATGAAAGCACAAGGGAGTCTTCCGTTGCCGGCCACCTTCAGGATGCTGCTGAGGGTGACAGTACCACTGAGGAAAAAAGTGTTTCAGCTGATTCATTTGTCCTGCCAGCCTCTCCTGTGGAAAGTACATTACCGGTGCTTGAGGCATCCAGTTGGAAGAAGCAAGTGTCTCATGACTTTCTGGAGACCAGGTTTAAAATCCAGCAGCTTTTGGAGCCTCAGCAGTACATGGCTTTTCTGCCCCACCACCTCATGGTGAAAATCTTCAGGTTACTTCCCACCAAGAGCTTAGTGGCTCTTAAGTGTACCTGCTGCTATTTCAAGTTTATCATTGAATACTACAATATCAGGCCAGCAGATTCCCGCTGGGTGCGAGATCCACGATACAGAGAGGACCCTTGCAAGCAGTGCAAGAAAAAATACGTGAAAGGGGATGTGTCCCTGTGCCGGTGGCACCCCAAGCCCTATTGCCAGGCATTGCCCTACGGGCCAGGATACTGGATGTGCTGCCACCGGTCTCAGAAAGCCTTCCCTGGCTGTAAGCTGGGGCTTCATGACAATCACTGGGTCCCTGCGTGCCACAGCTTTAATCGGGCAATCCATAAGAAAGCGAAGGGGACTGAAACTGAAGAGGAATACTGA
- the FBXO34 gene encoding F-box only protein 34 isoform X1 → MGFGASVGLRRAVLGARSASAVGSEPGLLLPPHRGVQPRARPRPGQERRASVMHLKPYWKLQKKERPLEISRETLRTPMSHHEAINDEECKASYMKPSVFPSPSLGKASSRKPLGILSPNVLCSMSGKSPIESSLNVKTKKNAPSATIHQGEEGEGPLDIWAVVKPGNTKEKIAFFAAHQCSNRIGSMKIKSSWDIDGRATKRRKKSGDLKKAKIQLERMREVNSRCYQPEPFACGIEHCSVHYVSDSGDGVYAGRPLSVIQMVAFLEQRASALLATCTKNCTNSPAVVKFPGQSRSVPPASEPFSAPGACEESTERGNSEVGEPQSEPVRVLDMVARLESECLKRQSQREPGSLSRNNSFRRNVGRVLLANGTRANEGKTNKEALEAPDTQVNPVGSVSVDCGPSRADHCSPKGDESWDGAPRGCPSLPASVNFLMDSAEFEPDQQTALKNGNKYDVEMTEELVGSSFPVGTCPQAIELPTDAVDCLSRELVPLTSQNPDQRRKESLCISITVSKVEQGQPSSLKPCEDPLPGMLFFLPPGQHQSDCSQLNESTRESSVAGHLQDAAEGDSTTEEKSVSADSFVLPASPVESTLPVLEASSWKKQVSHDFLETRFKIQQLLEPQQYMAFLPHHLMVKIFRLLPTKSLVALKCTCCYFKFIIEYYNIRPADSRWVRDPRYREDPCKQCKKKYVKGDVSLCRWHPKPYCQALPYGPGYWMCCHRSQKAFPGCKLGLHDNHWVPACHSFNRAIHKKAKGTETEEEY, encoded by the coding sequence AGCCTCTGTTATGCACCTAAAGCCATACTGGAAACTCCAGAAGAAAGAGCGACCTCTGGAAATCAGCAGGGAAACTTTGAGAACTCCTATGAGCCACCACGAAGCTATAAATGATGAAGAATGCAAAGCTAGCTACATGAAACCAAGTGTCTTTCCTTCACCCTCTCTTGGTAAAGCATCATCTCGAAAacctcttgggattctttctccaaATGTTCTGTGCAGTATGAGTGGGAAGAGTCCGATAGAGAGCAGCTTGAATGTTAAAACCAAGAAGAATGCACCGTCTGCAACAATCCACCAGGGTGAAGAAGGGGAAGGGCCGCTTGATATCTGGGCTGTTGTGAAACCGGGAAATACCAAGGAGAAAATTGCATTCTTTGCAGCCCACCAGTGTAGCAATAGGATAGgatctatgaaaataaaaagctcctgggATATTGATGGGAGAGCtactaaaagaaggaaaaaatcaggAGATCTTAAAAAAGCCAAGATACAGTTGGAAAGGATGAGGGAAGTCAACAGCAGGTGCTACCAGCCTGAGCCCTTTGCGTGTGGCATTGAGCACTGTTCTGTGCATTATGTGAGTGACAGTGGGGATGGCGTCTATGCCGGGAGGCCTCTGTCAGTCATACAGATGGTTGCCTTCCTCGAGCAAAGAGCCAGTGCCCTGCTAGCTACATGTACGAAAAACTGCACTAACTCACCTGCTGTGGTGAAGTTTCCTGGGCAATCCAGAAGTGTGCCCCCAGCCTCCGAGCCCTTTTCTGCCCCAGGAGCTTGTGAAGAATCCACGGAAAGGGGAAATTCTGAGGTTGGTGAACCACAGAGCGAGCCAGTCCGTGTCCTTGACATGGTAGCCAGGCTGGAGTCTGAGTGCCTGAAGCGGCAGAGCCAGCGTGAGCCTGGGAGCCTCTCGAGGAATAACAGCTTCCGTCGAAATGTGGGCCGCGTGTTGCTTGCAAATGGCACTCGGGCTAatgaaggcaaaacaaacaaagaggcCTTGGAGGCACCAGACACTCAGGTGAATCCTGTGGGGTCTGTATCTGTGGACTGTGGCCCCTCAAGAGCTGACCATTGTTCTCCCAAGGGGGATGAGTCCTGGGACGGTGCTCCTCGGGGCTGTCCGTCGTTGCCAGCGAGTGTGAATTTCCTCATGGACAGTGCAGAATTTGAGCCAGATCAGCAAACTGCCCtgaaaaatggcaataaatatgaTGTGGAGATGACAGAAGAACTTGTTGGGTCATCTTTTCCTGTTGGCACCTGCCCTCAAGCCATTGAATTGCCCACAGATGCTGTTGATTGTCTGAGTAGAGAGCTCGTGCCGCTTACTAGCCAAAATCCTgatcagagaagaaaggaatcttTGTGCATTAGTATCACTGTGTCCAAGGTAGAGCAAGGCCAGCCTTCTAGTTTAAAGCCCTGTGAAGACCCACTTCCAGGGATGTTGTTTTTTTTGCCACCTGGTCAGCACCAGTCAGACTGTTCCCAGTTGAATGAAAGCACAAGGGAGTCTTCCGTTGCCGGCCACCTTCAGGATGCTGCTGAGGGTGACAGTACCACTGAGGAAAAAAGTGTTTCAGCTGATTCATTTGTCCTGCCAGCCTCTCCTGTGGAAAGTACATTACCGGTGCTTGAGGCATCCAGTTGGAAGAAGCAAGTGTCTCATGACTTTCTGGAGACCAGGTTTAAAATCCAGCAGCTTTTGGAGCCTCAGCAGTACATGGCTTTTCTGCCCCACCACCTCATGGTGAAAATCTTCAGGTTACTTCCCACCAAGAGCTTAGTGGCTCTTAAGTGTACCTGCTGCTATTTCAAGTTTATCATTGAATACTACAATATCAGGCCAGCAGATTCCCGCTGGGTGCGAGATCCACGATACAGAGAGGACCCTTGCAAGCAGTGCAAGAAAAAATACGTGAAAGGGGATGTGTCCCTGTGCCGGTGGCACCCCAAGCCCTATTGCCAGGCATTGCCCTACGGGCCAGGATACTGGATGTGCTGCCACCGGTCTCAGAAAGCCTTCCCTGGCTGTAAGCTGGGGCTTCATGACAATCACTGGGTCCCTGCGTGCCACAGCTTTAATCGGGCAATCCATAAGAAAGCGAAGGGGACTGAAACTGAAGAGGAATACTGA